The Rhodopseudomonas palustris genome window below encodes:
- the bluB gene encoding 5,6-dimethylbenzimidazole synthase: MSTVLSKMAAMTDPAEIAAANANPPVFDEAFREKFAELIAWRRDVRRFKTDPVAPELIDQLLDLAQLAPSVGNSQPWRWISIDSAETRARIRANFLRCNEVAASAYQGDRAALYAKLKLEGIDVAPRQFALFCDRETAQGLGVGRQTMPEALDYSVVAMIETFWLAARTLGLGVGWVSILDPEAITTELDVPPTWKFIAYLCVGWPVEHHVDPELVRHHWQDRTTAGRIVLSR; encoded by the coding sequence GTGAGTACGGTGCTGAGCAAGATGGCGGCGATGACCGATCCGGCCGAGATCGCAGCCGCCAACGCCAACCCGCCGGTGTTCGACGAAGCGTTTCGGGAGAAGTTCGCCGAGCTGATCGCGTGGCGCCGCGACGTCCGCCGCTTCAAGACCGATCCAGTCGCGCCCGAGCTGATCGATCAGCTGCTCGACCTCGCCCAGCTGGCGCCCTCAGTCGGCAACAGCCAGCCGTGGCGCTGGATCAGCATCGACTCGGCCGAGACGCGGGCGCGGATCCGCGCCAACTTCCTGCGCTGCAATGAGGTGGCGGCGAGCGCGTATCAGGGCGACCGTGCGGCGCTGTACGCCAAACTCAAGCTCGAAGGCATCGACGTCGCGCCGCGGCAGTTCGCGCTGTTCTGCGACCGCGAGACGGCGCAGGGTCTCGGCGTCGGGCGCCAGACCATGCCGGAAGCGCTCGATTACTCCGTTGTGGCGATGATCGAGACATTCTGGCTCGCCGCGCGGACGCTCGGCCTCGGAGTCGGCTGGGTATCGATCCTTGATCCAGAGGCGATCACCACCGAGCTCGACGTGCCGCCGACCTGGAAGTTCATCGCCTATCTGTGCGTCGGCTGGCCGGTGGAACACCACGTCGACCCGGAACTGGTGCGCCATCACTGGCAGGACCGCACCACCGCAGGCCGCATTGTGCTGTCGCGCTGA
- the cobT gene encoding nicotinate-nucleotide--dimethylbenzimidazole phosphoribosyltransferase: MPTETLVTWQPPSITPVDPSLKATLRARVDGKAKPLGSLGRIEDLAIELALMRHPQPPRADNAVLMVFAGDHGLTEEGVSQYPSAVTVAMVMTYLAGKATANAFAAANHVDVRVIDAGVAAELPKHPDLIDAKVRMGTANAARQPAMSIAEACQALDRGAELARAEIAAGADVIALGEMGIGNTASSSLLLHRLGPAPLDQSIGIGAGQDADGMAKKKAAIEKAAMRSPATAPLEALSEFGGLEIAMMAGAVLGAASQRRPVIVDGFIATAAALVAVRLAPEARDYCIFAHRSAERGHDLALQAMDAAPLLDLRLRLGEGTGAILAVPLVRAASRLLTDVADLADVLAGKL; the protein is encoded by the coding sequence ATGCCGACCGAAACCCTCGTCACCTGGCAGCCGCCGTCGATCACCCCGGTCGACCCGTCGCTGAAAGCAACCTTGCGGGCGCGGGTGGACGGCAAGGCCAAGCCGCTCGGCTCGCTCGGGCGGATCGAAGACCTCGCCATCGAACTGGCCTTGATGCGGCATCCGCAGCCGCCGCGCGCCGACAACGCGGTGCTGATGGTGTTCGCCGGCGACCATGGCCTGACCGAAGAAGGCGTGTCGCAATATCCGTCCGCCGTGACGGTGGCGATGGTAATGACCTATCTGGCCGGCAAGGCCACCGCGAACGCATTCGCAGCCGCCAACCATGTCGACGTCCGAGTGATCGACGCCGGTGTCGCCGCCGAGCTGCCGAAGCACCCCGATCTGATCGATGCCAAGGTACGGATGGGGACCGCCAACGCGGCGCGTCAGCCGGCGATGAGCATCGCGGAGGCTTGCCAGGCGCTCGATCGCGGCGCCGAGCTGGCGCGTGCCGAGATCGCCGCGGGGGCGGACGTGATCGCGCTCGGCGAAATGGGGATCGGCAACACGGCTTCGTCGTCGCTGCTGCTGCACCGCCTCGGCCCGGCGCCGCTCGACCAGAGCATCGGGATCGGCGCCGGCCAGGATGCCGACGGCATGGCCAAGAAGAAGGCGGCGATCGAAAAGGCTGCGATGCGCAGCCCCGCCACCGCACCGCTGGAGGCGCTGTCCGAATTCGGCGGGCTGGAGATTGCCATGATGGCCGGCGCGGTGCTGGGCGCCGCCTCGCAGCGCCGGCCGGTGATCGTCGACGGCTTCATCGCCACCGCCGCGGCGCTGGTCGCGGTGCGGCTGGCGCCGGAAGCTCGCGACTATTGCATATTCGCCCATCGCTCGGCCGAGCGCGGCCACGACCTCGCGCTGCAGGCAATGGACGCCGCGCCGCTGCTCGATCTGCGGCTGCGGCTCGGCGAAGGCACCGGCGCGATTCTCGCCGTGCCGCTGGTGCGCGCCGCTTCGCGGCTGCTCACCGACGTCGCCGATCTCGCCGACGTGCTGGCGGGCAAGCTGTGA
- a CDS encoding DUF1636 domain-containing protein encodes MDSEPPADVSADPPRVLPGAPVIVSVCTTCKTIDGVAVGAPMLEAVRAALAGAGAVQVRAVQCLSACKRAATVAVSSEGGYTFVFGDLDGAGGADAVAAFVASYQDSHYGLVPWRQRPEVLRKGTVVRLPPPQWSPDDGRAPT; translated from the coding sequence ATGGATTCCGAGCCCCCTGCCGATGTGAGCGCCGATCCGCCGCGCGTGCTGCCCGGCGCGCCGGTGATCGTCAGCGTCTGCACCACCTGCAAGACGATCGACGGCGTCGCTGTCGGCGCGCCGATGCTGGAAGCCGTCCGCGCCGCGCTGGCGGGCGCCGGCGCGGTGCAGGTGCGCGCTGTGCAGTGCCTGTCCGCATGCAAGCGCGCCGCCACCGTCGCGGTGTCGAGCGAAGGCGGCTACACCTTCGTGTTCGGCGATCTCGACGGCGCCGGCGGCGCTGACGCTGTGGCGGCGTTCGTGGCCTCCTATCAGGACAGTCACTACGGTCTGGTGCCGTGGCGGCAGCGCCCGGAAGTCCTGCGCAAGGGCACCGTCGTCCGCCTGCCGCCGCCGCAATGGTCTCCCGACGATGGGCGGGCGCCGACATGA
- the cobU gene encoding bifunctional adenosylcobinamide kinase/adenosylcobinamide-phosphate guanylyltransferase, with the protein MSALISTLVLGGARSGKSVFGERLVAESGLARIYLATATASDDEMSDRIAHHRVRRGEGWTTIEEPLGLVDALTQHAGRGRAVLVDCLTLWLFNLMEAGRDPEVEARRLARYLGVAAGPIVLVSNEVGLGLVPETPLGRAFRDAQGRLNQTIAAAVPNVAFIAAGLPLWLKRQSGE; encoded by the coding sequence ATGAGCGCGTTGATCTCTACCCTGGTGCTCGGCGGCGCGCGCTCCGGCAAATCGGTGTTCGGCGAACGCCTGGTCGCCGAGAGCGGCTTGGCCAGGATCTATCTCGCGACCGCCACCGCCAGCGACGACGAAATGTCCGATCGCATCGCGCACCATCGCGTCCGCCGCGGCGAGGGCTGGACTACGATCGAGGAGCCGCTCGGCTTGGTCGATGCGCTGACCCAGCACGCCGGCCGCGGCCGCGCCGTGCTGGTCGATTGCCTGACGCTGTGGCTGTTCAACCTGATGGAAGCCGGCCGCGATCCCGAGGTCGAGGCGAGGCGGCTGGCGCGCTATCTCGGCGTCGCCGCCGGACCGATCGTGCTCGTCTCCAACGAAGTCGGCCTCGGCCTGGTGCCGGAGACGCCGCTCGGCCGCGCCTTCCGCGACGCGCAAGGCCGCCTCAATCAGACCATCGCTGCCGCGGTGCCCAACGTCGCCTTCATCGCCGCCGGCCTGCCGCTGTGGCTGAAACGCCAATCAGGAGAGTAG
- the cobW gene encoding cobalamin biosynthesis protein CobW: MTARVPVTVLTGFLGAGKTTLLRALLNQSSGRRIAVIVNEFGDAGFDGSLVEDCGASVCAPGDIVELTNGCICCTVADDFIPTMEKLLNRETPLDAIVIETSGLALPQPLLKAFAWPAVKTRATADGVVTVVDALALSEGRVPLDDDAVKAQRDATHDDPIEEVFEDQLACADLVVLSKSDLVAPDQLAALEAKLASRVRPNVRIVRSHGTLAPSVLIGLDAEAENDLASRAGHHAEGEEHDHDDFDSLVITPQPAETLDAMKARVGDALGLQGVLRVKGHARVAGKPAPVVVQAVGSRIDLAFARPDAERPDHLVVIGLKGFDADAARRALAG; encoded by the coding sequence ATGACCGCCCGCGTTCCCGTTACGGTGCTCACCGGCTTTCTCGGCGCCGGCAAGACCACGCTGCTGCGCGCGCTGCTCAATCAGTCGAGCGGTCGCCGCATCGCAGTGATCGTCAATGAATTCGGCGATGCAGGTTTCGACGGCTCGCTGGTCGAGGATTGCGGCGCGTCGGTGTGCGCGCCGGGCGACATCGTCGAACTCACCAACGGCTGCATCTGCTGCACGGTCGCCGACGATTTCATCCCGACCATGGAAAAGCTGTTGAACCGCGAAACGCCGCTCGACGCGATCGTGATCGAAACCTCCGGGCTCGCACTGCCGCAGCCGCTGCTCAAGGCGTTCGCCTGGCCGGCGGTGAAGACCCGTGCCACTGCCGACGGCGTCGTCACGGTGGTCGATGCGCTGGCGCTGAGCGAAGGGCGGGTGCCGCTCGACGACGACGCGGTGAAGGCGCAGCGCGACGCCACGCATGACGATCCGATCGAGGAAGTGTTCGAAGATCAGCTCGCCTGCGCCGATCTGGTGGTGCTGTCGAAGAGCGACCTTGTGGCGCCCGATCAGCTTGCCGCGCTCGAAGCCAAGCTGGCGAGCCGGGTACGGCCGAACGTCCGCATCGTCCGCTCGCATGGCACGCTGGCGCCGTCGGTGCTGATCGGGCTCGATGCCGAGGCCGAGAATGATCTTGCATCCCGCGCCGGGCATCACGCCGAAGGCGAGGAGCACGATCACGACGATTTCGACTCGCTGGTGATCACCCCGCAGCCGGCGGAGACGCTGGACGCCATGAAGGCGCGGGTCGGCGATGCGCTGGGGCTCCAGGGCGTGCTGCGCGTGAAGGGCCATGCCCGTGTCGCCGGCAAGCCGGCACCGGTCGTGGTGCAGGCGGTCGGCTCGCGCATCGATCTCGCCTTCGCCCGCCCCGACGCCGAGCGTCCCGACCATCTGGTGGTAATCGGCCTCAAAGGCTTCGACGCCGACGCCGCCCGCCGCGCGCTGGCGGGGTAG
- the cobN gene encoding cobaltochelatase subunit CobN yields the protein MHLKLDTSVSIDDGDVARDLGQATADIVVLSAADSDLAAFGVARAGMPDGYPTLQLTNFLALGHPASVDLYVERTLAKAKLVILRMLGGEAYWPHGVDSLRRDALARGAQFVCIPGEMEWNAELAARSTADLDDAHALWRYCSEGGAENVRLALRYAAWMILRDDCPPPPRPMPAAGFWPAEPPPSQRRRALVIFYRALAASGDTGAIAALRDALAARDFDPTCIFVTSLKDARSIAFLRSVLAATPPDVIINATAFATATATDDSGVLASADCPILQVAQAGVTREHWEQSGRGLNPRDLAMHVVLPEVDGRVFAGAVAFKQRGGDAEFAPTVYQPLQDRIDAVADLAQAWVRLRHQPRDQRRVAIVLANYPNRDGRLGNGVGLDTPQSLHDLLFTLRTEGYLTRELPANTAALMEQLQRGPTNELKSRSDREGGVSWPVADYAAAFAELPQAVRDAVTARWGAPEQDPHVADGDFRLGLHRFGNILVGVQPARGYAIDPKSSFHDPELPPPHHYVAFYLWLRQVFGTEAVIHLGKHGNLEWLPGKSAGLSRDCFPTALLGPLPHLYPFIVNDPGEGIQAKRRSAAVIVDHLTPPMTRAELHDEMARLEALVDEYAMAADLDPTRADAIAEDIISLARATRLDEDVAIDRDTATLDALRAIDAHLCDLKEMQIRDGLHVFGRTPLAAQRDELLVSIARLPRSELKPQDASLHRALARDLGLTNPDGTEFDPLTRDLAVLYAGPRPTVLAELSDRPWRTHGDTVERVETLALRLVSALHQGSPSPAGDEERLPHTQPVLDWIATSLRPAIEASGDAERDALLRGLDGRFIRPGPSGAPTRGRPDVLPTGRNFFAVDVRAVPTPSAWRIGQLAAERLIESYWQEAGEWPRSIALSAWGTANMRTGGDDVAQALALIGARPTWEDATGRVTGFAIVPLSELRRPRVDVTFRVSGLFRDAFPVQMDLIASAIAAVAALDEPDDANPIAAQVRVRSDQLVRTGVDPELAKKQAGARVFGARPGTYGAGLQAMIDDGGWNNRDDLAGAYLAWGGYAYGAGQDGAEAADAFAARLKAVDLVAQAQDNREHDILDSDDYYQFIGGLASTVESLRGQAPRIAHVDTSRPEAPLPRTLAHEISRVVRGRAANPKWIQGVMRHGYKGASEIAATVDYLFGFAASTDAVGNRHFDLLFAAYLEDDAVREFLRDANPAALGDIVARFDEAIRRGLWTPRSNRAADLLAEILTPKEAA from the coding sequence ATGCACCTGAAGCTCGACACCAGCGTCAGCATCGACGACGGCGACGTTGCGCGCGATCTTGGTCAGGCGACGGCCGATATCGTGGTGTTGTCTGCGGCCGACAGCGATCTGGCGGCGTTCGGCGTGGCGCGGGCCGGGATGCCGGACGGCTATCCGACGCTCCAGCTCACCAATTTTCTGGCGCTCGGCCATCCGGCGTCGGTCGATCTTTATGTCGAGCGCACGCTGGCGAAAGCCAAGCTCGTCATCCTGCGGATGCTCGGTGGCGAGGCCTATTGGCCGCACGGCGTCGACAGTCTGCGGCGCGATGCGCTGGCGCGGGGCGCACAGTTCGTCTGTATTCCGGGCGAGATGGAGTGGAATGCGGAGTTGGCTGCGCGCAGCACCGCCGATCTCGACGATGCTCACGCGCTGTGGCGCTATTGCAGCGAGGGCGGCGCCGAGAACGTCCGCTTGGCGCTGCGCTACGCCGCCTGGATGATCCTGCGCGACGACTGCCCGCCGCCGCCGCGGCCGATGCCGGCCGCAGGGTTCTGGCCGGCCGAGCCGCCGCCATCGCAGCGCCGCCGCGCGTTGGTGATCTTCTATCGGGCGCTGGCGGCGAGCGGCGACACCGGGGCGATCGCGGCGCTGCGTGACGCTCTCGCCGCGCGTGATTTCGATCCAACCTGCATCTTCGTGACCAGTCTGAAGGATGCGCGCTCGATCGCGTTTCTTCGCAGCGTGCTCGCCGCGACGCCACCGGACGTCATCATCAACGCCACCGCGTTTGCGACCGCCACCGCCACGGATGACTCCGGTGTGCTGGCGTCGGCGGATTGCCCGATCCTGCAGGTGGCGCAGGCGGGGGTGACGCGCGAGCATTGGGAGCAATCCGGCCGCGGGCTCAATCCGCGCGACCTCGCCATGCATGTCGTACTGCCGGAGGTCGACGGCCGTGTCTTCGCCGGAGCCGTGGCCTTCAAGCAGCGCGGCGGCGATGCCGAATTCGCCCCGACCGTGTATCAGCCGCTGCAGGACCGGATCGATGCGGTGGCGGATCTGGCGCAGGCCTGGGTGCGGCTGCGGCATCAGCCGCGCGACCAACGCCGCGTCGCCATCGTGCTCGCCAATTATCCGAATCGCGATGGCCGGCTCGGCAACGGCGTCGGCCTCGACACCCCACAATCGCTGCACGACCTGCTGTTCACACTGCGGACGGAAGGCTATCTCACCCGCGAGCTGCCGGCCAACACGGCGGCGCTGATGGAGCAGCTACAGCGCGGCCCGACCAACGAACTGAAGAGCCGATCCGATCGGGAAGGCGGCGTGAGCTGGCCGGTGGCGGACTACGCGGCGGCGTTCGCGGAGCTGCCGCAGGCGGTGCGCGATGCGGTGACTGCACGGTGGGGCGCGCCGGAGCAGGATCCGCATGTCGCGGATGGGGACTTCCGTCTCGGCCTGCATCGCTTCGGCAACATCCTGGTCGGGGTGCAGCCGGCACGTGGCTATGCGATCGATCCGAAATCGAGCTTCCACGATCCCGAGCTGCCGCCGCCGCATCATTATGTGGCGTTCTATCTGTGGCTGCGGCAGGTGTTCGGCACCGAAGCGGTGATCCACCTCGGCAAGCACGGCAATCTCGAATGGCTGCCGGGCAAGAGCGCCGGGCTGTCGCGCGACTGTTTCCCGACTGCGCTGCTCGGGCCGCTGCCGCATCTCTACCCGTTCATCGTCAACGATCCCGGCGAGGGCATCCAAGCCAAGCGGCGCAGCGCTGCGGTGATCGTCGATCATCTGACGCCGCCGATGACTCGCGCCGAGCTGCATGACGAGATGGCGCGGCTGGAAGCGCTGGTCGACGAATATGCGATGGCGGCCGATCTCGATCCGACCCGCGCCGACGCCATCGCCGAGGACATCATTTCGTTGGCCCGGGCGACGCGGCTCGACGAAGACGTCGCGATCGATCGCGACACCGCAACGCTGGATGCGCTGCGCGCGATCGATGCGCATCTGTGCGATCTGAAAGAGATGCAGATCCGCGACGGGCTGCACGTATTCGGCCGCACGCCGCTCGCCGCCCAGCGCGACGAGCTGCTGGTGTCGATCGCGCGTCTGCCGCGCTCCGAACTGAAGCCGCAGGATGCCTCGCTGCATCGCGCGCTGGCACGCGACCTCGGACTAACCAACCCCGACGGGACCGAATTCGATCCGCTGACCCGCGATCTGGCTGTGCTCTATGCCGGCCCACGCCCAACAGTCCTCGCCGAGCTGAGTGATCGGCCATGGCGGACCCATGGTGACACCGTCGAGCGCGTCGAAACGTTGGCCTTGCGGTTGGTGTCGGCTCTTCATCAAGGTTCACCCTCTCCTGCGGGCGATGAGGAGAGACTGCCTCACACTCAGCCCGTGCTCGACTGGATCGCCACGTCGCTGCGTCCGGCGATCGAAGCGTCCGGCGATGCCGAGCGCGATGCACTGCTGCGCGGGCTCGATGGCCGGTTCATTCGGCCGGGGCCCTCCGGCGCGCCGACCCGCGGCCGGCCCGATGTGCTGCCGACGGGGCGTAATTTCTTCGCGGTCGATGTCCGCGCGGTGCCGACGCCGTCGGCGTGGCGGATCGGCCAGCTCGCCGCCGAGCGCCTGATCGAATCCTATTGGCAGGAGGCCGGCGAATGGCCGCGCTCGATCGCGCTGTCGGCGTGGGGCACCGCCAATATGCGCACCGGCGGCGACGATGTCGCGCAGGCGTTGGCGCTGATCGGTGCGCGGCCGACCTGGGAAGATGCCACCGGCCGCGTCACCGGCTTTGCGATCGTGCCGCTGTCGGAGCTGCGGCGGCCGCGCGTCGATGTCACCTTCCGCGTCTCCGGGCTGTTTCGTGACGCCTTCCCGGTGCAGATGGACCTGATTGCCAGCGCAATTGCAGCGGTTGCGGCGCTCGACGAACCTGATGACGCCAATCCGATCGCCGCGCAGGTCCGCGTCCGCAGCGACCAATTAGTTCGAACGGGTGTCGATCCCGAGCTGGCGAAGAAGCAAGCCGGCGCGCGGGTGTTCGGCGCGCGGCCGGGCACGTACGGAGCCGGGCTGCAGGCGATGATCGATGACGGCGGCTGGAATAATCGCGATGATCTCGCCGGCGCTTATCTCGCCTGGGGCGGCTATGCCTATGGGGCAGGGCAGGACGGCGCCGAGGCCGCCGATGCGTTCGCGGCGCGGCTGAAAGCAGTCGATCTGGTGGCGCAGGCGCAGGACAATCGCGAGCACGACATTCTCGATTCCGACGATTACTACCAGTTCATCGGCGGCCTTGCCTCCACGGTCGAAAGTCTGCGCGGGCAGGCACCGCGGATCGCCCATGTCGACACGTCTCGGCCCGAAGCGCCGCTGCCGCGGACGCTCGCGCATGAGATCTCCCGCGTGGTGCGGGGCCGCGCCGCCAACCCGAAGTGGATTCAGGGCGTGATGCGCCACGGCTACAAGGGCGCCTCCGAGATCGCCGCCACCGTGGACTATTTGTTCGGCTTTGCGGCTTCGACCGACGCCGTCGGCAACCGTCATTTCGACCTGCTGTTCGCCGCTTATCTCGAAGACGACGCGGTGCGCGAGTTTCTCCGCGACGCCAATCCGGCGGCGCTAGGCGATATCGTGGCGCGGTTCGACGAGGCGATCCGCCGCGGGCTGTGGACGCCGCGCTCCAACCGAGCGGCCGACCTGCTCGCCGAAATTCTCACCCCCAAGGAAGCTGCATGA
- the cobO gene encoding cob(I)yrinic acid a,c-diamide adenosyltransferase: MTDPLPARDENVRHAEKAKKRKAAHDKKLQGMTDSKGLIIVHTGTGKGKTSAALGMVFRHIGHGMPVGVVHFTKSEKWNTGEAKLLAKFPELATLHIMGEGFTWETQDRERDIAAARAGWERAKELIRDDRHRMVLLDELNIVLRYDYLPIEEIVAVLLDEKPADKHVVITGRNAHPALIEIADLVTDMTLVKHPFRTGVKAQKGVEF; this comes from the coding sequence ATGACCGATCCTCTGCCCGCCCGCGACGAAAACGTCCGCCACGCCGAGAAGGCGAAGAAGCGGAAAGCCGCGCACGACAAGAAGCTGCAGGGGATGACCGACAGCAAGGGGCTGATCATCGTCCACACCGGCACCGGCAAGGGGAAGACCTCGGCCGCGCTCGGCATGGTGTTCCGCCATATCGGCCACGGCATGCCGGTCGGCGTAGTGCACTTCACCAAGTCGGAGAAGTGGAACACCGGCGAGGCCAAGCTGCTGGCGAAGTTTCCGGAGCTCGCGACGCTGCACATCATGGGCGAGGGCTTCACCTGGGAAACACAGGACCGCGAACGCGACATCGCCGCGGCGCGCGCCGGCTGGGAGCGTGCCAAGGAATTGATCCGCGACGACCGCCATCGCATGGTGCTGCTCGACGAGCTGAACATCGTGCTGCGCTATGATTATCTGCCGATCGAAGAAATTGTCGCGGTGCTGCTCGACGAGAAGCCGGCCGACAAGCACGTGGTGATCACCGGCCGCAACGCCCACCCGGCGCTGATCGAGATCGCAGACCTCGTGACCGATATGACCCTGGTGAAGCACCCGTTCCGGACCGGCGTGAAGGCGCAAAAGGGCGTGGAGTTTTGA
- a CDS encoding cobyric acid synthase: MTQVTPALMIQGTCSNAGKSTLVAGLCRALVRRGLKVAPFKPQNMSNNAAVTVDGGEIGRAQAVQARAAKLPPTVHMNPVLLKPETDTGAQVIVQGKRFGRLGAQHFLDKKAALLPHVLDSFARLAREADIVLVEGAGSPAEINLRAGDIANMGFAQAANVPVVIAGDIERGGVIASLAGTHLVLDEAERALVAGYLINKFRGDVRLFDHGLTAITELTGWPLLGVVPWLPSAALLPAEDAVDLDRAQASTAKRIIAVPMLARIANFDDLDPLGMEPGVKLVFVPPGTPIPAEADVVIIPGSKSTLGDLAFLRAQGWDIDIAAHVRRGGHLLGLCGGYQMLGRSIADPDGVDGASGTVEGLGLLDTVTIMRGDKSTTLVHGAHVATGAPVEGYEIHLGRTEGPDCARPVVTIDGRPDGAISSDGRVQGTYLHGLFTNDEFRRTWLAGLGIASQLAYEAQIEAALEALADHLEAHLDVDRMIRMARSRQSTNASAA, translated from the coding sequence ATGACTCAGGTGACCCCCGCGCTGATGATCCAGGGCACCTGCTCCAATGCCGGCAAGTCGACGCTGGTGGCGGGGCTTTGCCGGGCGTTGGTGCGGCGGGGGCTCAAGGTCGCGCCGTTCAAGCCGCAGAACATGTCGAACAACGCTGCGGTGACGGTCGATGGCGGTGAAATCGGTCGGGCGCAGGCGGTGCAGGCGCGCGCCGCCAAACTGCCGCCGACGGTGCATATGAATCCGGTGTTGCTGAAGCCGGAGACCGACACCGGCGCGCAAGTGATCGTACAAGGCAAACGGTTCGGCCGGCTCGGCGCGCAGCACTTCCTCGACAAGAAAGCGGCGCTGCTGCCGCACGTACTCGACAGCTTCGCGAGGCTCGCACGCGAGGCCGACATCGTGCTGGTCGAAGGCGCCGGCTCGCCGGCTGAGATCAATCTCCGCGCCGGCGACATCGCCAATATGGGGTTCGCGCAGGCGGCGAACGTGCCGGTGGTGATTGCCGGCGACATCGAGCGTGGTGGCGTGATCGCCAGTCTGGCCGGCACGCATCTGGTGCTCGACGAGGCCGAGCGGGCGCTGGTAGCTGGTTATTTGATCAACAAATTCCGCGGCGACGTGCGGCTGTTCGATCATGGGCTGACGGCGATTACCGAGCTGACCGGCTGGCCGTTGCTTGGCGTGGTGCCGTGGCTGCCGTCGGCCGCACTGTTGCCGGCTGAGGACGCGGTCGATCTCGACCGGGCGCAAGCATCGACCGCCAAGCGCATCATCGCCGTGCCGATGCTGGCGCGGATTGCTAATTTCGACGATCTCGATCCGCTCGGTATGGAGCCGGGCGTCAAGCTGGTGTTCGTGCCGCCGGGCACGCCGATCCCGGCCGAGGCCGACGTGGTGATCATTCCCGGCAGCAAGTCGACGCTCGGCGATCTCGCGTTCCTGCGTGCACAGGGCTGGGATATCGATATCGCCGCGCATGTCCGCCGCGGCGGTCATCTGCTCGGGCTGTGCGGCGGCTATCAGATGCTCGGGCGCAGCATCGCCGATCCGGATGGCGTCGACGGCGCGTCCGGCACGGTCGAAGGGCTCGGTCTGCTCGACACCGTCACGATCATGCGGGGCGACAAGTCGACCACATTGGTCCACGGCGCTCATGTTGCGACCGGCGCACCGGTCGAAGGCTACGAGATTCATCTCGGCCGCACCGAGGGCCCTGATTGCGCGCGGCCGGTGGTGACGATCGACGGTCGGCCGGACGGTGCGATTTCGAGCGACGGCCGGGTGCAGGGCACCTATCTGCACGGCCTGTTTACGAACGATGAGTTCCGCCGTACTTGGCTTGCTGGTCTCGGCATCGCCTCGCAGCTCGCCTATGAGGCGCAAATCGAAGCCGCGTTGGAGGCCCTAGCCGATCATCTCGAAGCGCATCTCGATGTCGACCGGATGATCAGAATGGCGCGGAGCCGTCAGAGCACGAACGCCAGCGCCGCGTAG
- the cbiB gene encoding adenosylcobinamide-phosphate synthase CbiB has translation MLVDSHALLIVVVALVLDALIGDPDWLWKRLAHPVVLIGTMIGWLDRTLNRDDWSETTKKGAGIVAVLFLIAVAGLVGLLLEAPLRQLPGGWVIAAVLAATLIAQRSLYDHVARVRDAFASGGLKEAREKVSLIVGRDPQTLDEAGVCRAAIESSAENFSDGVVAPVFWLALLGLPGLLIYKTINTADSMIGHLTPLHRSFGWAAARLDDVLNLIPARLSGLLIALVAPIVRGSVKQAIAVMRRDAGKHRSPNAGWPESAMAAAIGVALAGPRSYGGKITDDPYLNAEARSEATPADIGRALRVMIAACALQAAIYAALAFVL, from the coding sequence ATGTTGGTGGATTCCCACGCGCTGCTGATCGTCGTGGTGGCGCTGGTGCTTGATGCGCTGATTGGCGATCCCGATTGGCTGTGGAAGCGGCTGGCACATCCGGTGGTGCTGATCGGCACGATGATCGGCTGGCTCGACCGCACGCTCAACCGCGACGATTGGTCGGAAACGACCAAGAAAGGCGCCGGCATCGTCGCAGTGCTGTTTCTGATCGCGGTCGCCGGCCTGGTCGGGCTGCTGCTCGAAGCGCCGCTGCGACAGTTGCCTGGCGGCTGGGTGATCGCGGCCGTGCTGGCCGCAACGCTGATCGCGCAGCGCAGCCTTTACGACCACGTCGCACGGGTACGCGACGCCTTCGCGTCCGGTGGCCTGAAGGAAGCCCGCGAAAAAGTGTCGCTGATCGTCGGCCGCGATCCGCAGACGCTGGACGAAGCCGGTGTCTGCCGCGCCGCAATCGAATCCAGCGCCGAGAATTTTTCCGACGGCGTGGTCGCGCCGGTGTTCTGGCTGGCGCTGCTCGGGCTGCCGGGTCTGCTGATCTACAAGACCATCAACACCGCCGACTCGATGATCGGACATCTGACGCCGCTGCATCGGTCGTTCGGCTGGGCCGCGGCGCGACTCGACGACGTGCTGAATCTGATTCCGGCACGGCTGTCGGGCCTGCTGATCGCGCTGGTGGCACCGATCGTCCGCGGTTCGGTCAAGCAAGCAATCGCCGTGATGCGGCGCGACGCCGGCAAGCATCGTTCGCCGAATGCCGGCTGGCCGGAATCGGCGATGGCTGCGGCGATCGGTGTCGCGCTCGCCGGCCCGCGCAGCTACGGCGGCAAGATCACCGACGATCCTTATCTCAACGCTGAAGCGCGCAGCGAAGCAACCCCGGCCGATATCGGGCGCGCGCTGCGGGTGATGATTGCAGCTTGCGCGCTGCAGGCCGCGATCTACGCGGCGCTGGCGTTCGTGCTCTGA